A genomic segment from Polyangium mundeleinium encodes:
- a CDS encoding serine/threonine-protein kinase: MPPSSQHPPASARSPSAAAITGAAENPAPSEAEARAMADTQDAPRSGMPRSTPPRSTPSEASPATSYLAGDVIAGKYRLSKVLGEGGMGAVWLAKNLTLDIDVAVKLIRRDFATAEASQRLLQEARAAARIGHPSIVRVFDFGTTEQKDPFIVMEVLHGESLGQTISRRRRLSPAAAVRTLLPVASALAAAHAKGIVHRDLKPDNVLLVTDDRGAVVPKIVDFGIAKLHHEEVVRTTTQAGVILGSPHYMSPEQACGRSDVDHRTDIWAFCVMLYEVTTGLKPYDGGNYNALLSAILLREPEPWSEHEIDDEELWSIVQRGLMKEADDRWQSMRELGAALAAWAQSHGVETDAAGNSLRAHWLEPEEHRPLSDRPPMSALQPSSPRPRMISEREIAPLRLPSNVDGEAADPATQSAEGDAETSGPVRPPSSVPSPTTSTRPPERRSPALWIGPLALAVGAASAGAWMYLQGDTSTQTEASARAPAALTAPLPSEANTKPAILPAMPSAAPHPSAAPASSASSDASAQPVAPGTNAPNVTKPLGGKKGPGPNMPVPTEPNF; encoded by the coding sequence ATGCCGCCTTCGTCCCAACACCCGCCCGCGTCCGCTCGATCGCCGAGCGCTGCCGCGATCACGGGCGCAGCGGAGAACCCCGCGCCCTCGGAGGCGGAGGCGCGAGCCATGGCCGACACGCAGGACGCGCCCCGATCCGGAATGCCACGCTCCACGCCGCCGCGCTCCACGCCGAGCGAGGCGTCGCCCGCCACGAGTTACCTCGCTGGTGACGTGATCGCCGGCAAGTACCGGCTGTCGAAGGTCCTCGGCGAGGGCGGCATGGGCGCGGTGTGGCTCGCGAAAAACCTCACGCTCGACATCGACGTCGCCGTCAAGCTCATCCGCCGCGACTTCGCCACGGCCGAGGCGTCGCAGCGCCTCCTGCAAGAAGCGCGGGCCGCGGCGCGCATCGGGCATCCCTCGATCGTGCGCGTGTTCGACTTCGGCACGACGGAGCAGAAGGACCCCTTCATCGTGATGGAGGTCCTGCACGGCGAGTCGCTCGGGCAAACCATCTCGCGCCGGCGTAGGCTCTCGCCCGCGGCCGCCGTGCGCACGCTCCTGCCCGTCGCGAGCGCGCTCGCGGCCGCGCACGCGAAGGGCATCGTCCATCGTGATCTCAAGCCCGACAACGTCCTGCTCGTGACCGACGATCGCGGCGCCGTGGTGCCCAAAATCGTCGACTTCGGCATCGCGAAGCTGCACCACGAGGAGGTCGTGCGCACGACGACGCAAGCCGGCGTGATCCTCGGCAGCCCGCACTACATGTCGCCCGAGCAAGCGTGTGGCCGCAGCGACGTCGATCATCGCACCGACATCTGGGCGTTCTGCGTGATGCTCTACGAGGTCACGACGGGCCTGAAGCCCTACGACGGCGGGAACTACAACGCGCTGCTCAGCGCGATCCTGCTGCGCGAACCGGAGCCCTGGTCCGAGCACGAGATCGACGACGAGGAGCTCTGGTCGATCGTGCAACGAGGCCTCATGAAAGAGGCCGACGATCGCTGGCAGTCGATGCGCGAGCTCGGCGCCGCGCTCGCGGCGTGGGCGCAGAGCCACGGCGTGGAGACCGACGCCGCGGGCAACTCGCTCCGCGCCCACTGGCTCGAACCCGAGGAGCATCGGCCGCTCTCCGATAGGCCGCCGATGTCCGCCCTGCAGCCCTCGTCGCCGCGGCCGCGCATGATCTCCGAGCGCGAGATCGCTCCGCTGCGCTTGCCGTCGAACGTCGACGGCGAGGCGGCCGATCCCGCGACGCAGAGCGCGGAGGGCGACGCCGAGACGAGTGGTCCCGTCCGCCCTCCTTCGAGCGTCCCCTCGCCGACGACGAGCACGCGCCCGCCCGAGCGACGCTCGCCCGCGCTCTGGATCGGGCCGCTCGCGCTCGCGGTCGGCGCAGCCTCGGCGGGAGCGTGGATGTATCTCCAGGGAGACACGTCCACGCAGACCGAGGCGAGCGCGCGCGCGCCCGCGGCCCTGACCGCGCCGCTGCCGAGCGAGGCCAACACGAAGCCCGCGATCCTCCCCGCGATGCCCTCCGCGGCGCCGCATCCGAGCGCCGCGCCTGCGTCGAGCGCGAGCAGCGATGCCTCCGCGCAGCCGGTCGCGCCGGGCACGAACGCGCCGAACGTCACGAAGCCCCTCGGCGGCAAGAAGGGGCCGGGTCCGAACATGCCTGTCCCCACCGAACCCAATTTCTGA
- a CDS encoding RipA family octameric membrane protein gives MHDASPAEVLVVAAPSQDGRASRITERLEERGLRVKRWPEEDDSADPARSFSRAAKSAAAIVLFVDRSFAAGKIGAPEELLPALVKVTDKLLLVAIDRPALAPFVDLRADILPARGDLAELDEGSAEDVERHVVHEILAEVDASHAPVRTDAFDEYRLLFDSTERLVERRRGTTQTFLTVNAGLSAVVAFLIKDLALTGTRLAFVTIPLFLIGMLACRLWKRTILQYEALVDWRYRQLRRMERRRFVGSYRVFTREWEGLYAPRGKKRFGFSGLEATVPATFFALYALGLAFALASLVGLLDRLRP, from the coding sequence ATGCACGACGCATCGCCGGCCGAGGTCCTCGTCGTCGCTGCCCCGAGCCAGGACGGCCGCGCCTCCCGCATCACCGAGCGCCTCGAAGAGCGCGGCCTCCGCGTGAAGCGCTGGCCCGAAGAGGACGACAGCGCCGATCCCGCCCGTTCGTTCAGCCGCGCCGCAAAGTCCGCCGCCGCGATCGTCCTCTTCGTCGATCGTAGCTTCGCCGCCGGAAAGATCGGCGCGCCCGAGGAGCTCCTCCCCGCGCTCGTGAAGGTGACCGACAAGCTCCTGCTCGTCGCCATCGATCGGCCCGCGCTCGCCCCGTTCGTCGATCTGCGCGCCGACATCCTGCCCGCGCGCGGGGACCTCGCGGAGCTCGACGAGGGTTCGGCCGAGGACGTCGAGCGCCACGTCGTACACGAGATCCTCGCCGAGGTGGACGCATCGCACGCGCCGGTGCGTACGGACGCCTTCGACGAGTACCGCCTGCTCTTCGACAGCACCGAGCGCCTCGTCGAGCGCAGGCGCGGCACGACGCAGACGTTCCTCACGGTGAACGCGGGCCTCTCGGCGGTCGTCGCCTTCCTGATCAAGGACCTCGCGCTCACGGGCACGCGCCTCGCGTTCGTGACGATCCCGCTCTTCTTGATCGGCATGCTCGCGTGCCGCCTCTGGAAGCGCACGATCCTCCAGTACGAAGCCCTCGTCGACTGGCGCTACCGGCAGCTCCGGCGCATGGAGCGGCGGCGCTTCGTCGGCAGCTACCGTGTCTTCACGCGCGAGTGGGAGGGGCTCTACGCGCCACGCGGCAAGAAGCGCTTCGGCTTCTCGGGGCTCGAGGCCACGGTGCCGGCCACCTTCTTCGCGCTTTACGCCCTCGGCCTTGCGTTCGCGCTGGCCTCGCTCGTCGGTTTGCTCGATCGGCTGCGACCTTGA
- a CDS encoding protein adenylyltransferase SelO family protein yields MPITPRYRPAPRISLLGDGFADVVTAARFTTRTLRFRNQRWASRLGLGELDAEEWDRHFGRLEPLPANLPAPLALRYHGHQFDVYNPYLGDGRGFLLAQLEDPEDGRLLDFGTKGSGTTPYSRGGDGRLTLKGGVREVLAAEMLEALSVPTSKAFSLFETHEALFRGDEPSPTRSSLLVRLSHGHIRFGTFQRHAYHRDVARLSQLLDFCITHYVPEAAGGPDPAVRFVEAVARRSARLVAAWTAAGFVHGVLNSDNMNITGESFDYGPYRFLPTHDPSFIAAYFDHTGLYAFGQQPRAVALNLTRLADALRLVSPSAAFAPAVRAFEPALREARAAAFLARMGLSPSDPDVDASLAEAIELFLEDSQVPFDRFFFDWYGGVQSEARARASEASRFYQGERFDALRSLFELYTPARPDALSHPYFQGDAPCSLLIDEIESLWHAIDAHEDWAPFEEKVAEIRRMGEALGAKAPAG; encoded by the coding sequence ATGCCGATCACCCCCCGCTACCGCCCCGCGCCCCGCATCTCCTTGCTCGGCGACGGCTTCGCCGACGTCGTCACGGCGGCGCGATTCACGACCCGCACGCTTCGCTTTCGCAACCAGCGCTGGGCCAGCCGCCTCGGCCTCGGCGAGCTCGACGCGGAGGAATGGGACCGCCATTTCGGTCGCCTCGAGCCCCTGCCGGCGAACCTGCCCGCGCCGCTCGCCTTGCGCTACCACGGACATCAGTTCGACGTGTACAACCCGTACCTCGGCGACGGCCGCGGGTTTCTCCTGGCCCAGCTCGAGGATCCCGAGGACGGAAGGCTCCTCGATTTCGGCACGAAGGGCAGCGGGACGACGCCGTATTCGCGCGGCGGGGACGGGCGGCTCACGCTGAAGGGCGGCGTGCGCGAGGTGCTCGCCGCGGAGATGCTCGAAGCGCTCTCCGTGCCGACGTCGAAGGCGTTTTCCCTGTTCGAGACGCACGAGGCCTTGTTCCGGGGCGACGAACCCTCCCCCACCCGCTCGTCCCTCCTCGTCCGCCTCTCGCATGGCCATATCCGCTTCGGCACGTTCCAGCGGCACGCCTACCACCGCGACGTCGCGCGTTTGTCCCAATTGCTCGATTTTTGCATCACCCATTACGTGCCCGAGGCTGCCGGAGGCCCGGATCCGGCGGTCCGGTTCGTCGAGGCCGTGGCGCGGCGCTCGGCCCGGCTCGTCGCCGCGTGGACCGCCGCGGGGTTCGTCCACGGCGTCTTGAACAGCGACAACATGAACATCACGGGCGAGAGCTTCGATTATGGGCCGTATCGCTTCCTGCCCACGCACGACCCCTCGTTCATCGCGGCCTATTTCGATCACACCGGCCTGTATGCCTTCGGGCAGCAGCCGCGCGCGGTGGCGCTCAACCTGACGCGCCTCGCCGATGCCTTGCGCCTCGTCTCCCCCTCGGCCGCCTTCGCCCCCGCCGTGCGCGCATTCGAACCGGCGCTGCGCGAGGCGCGCGCGGCCGCGTTCCTCGCGCGGATGGGCCTCTCGCCCTCGGATCCGGATGTCGACGCGAGCCTCGCCGAGGCCATCGAGCTGTTCCTCGAAGACAGCCAGGTCCCCTTCGATCGATTCTTCTTCGACTGGTACGGCGGTGTCCAGAGCGAGGCGCGCGCGCGGGCGAGCGAGGCGTCGAGGTTTTACCAAGGAGAACGATTCGACGCGCTGCGGAGCTTGTTCGAGCTCTACACGCCCGCCCGCCCCGACGCGCTCTCGCACCCATATTTCCAGGGCGATGCCCCGTGCTCGTTGCTCATCGACGAGATCGAATCGCTCTGGCACGCGATCGACGCACACGAGGACTGGGCGCCGTTCGAGGAGAAGGTGGCGGAGATCCGTCGCATGGGAGAGGCGCTCGGCGCGAAGGCGCCGGCGGGGTGA
- a CDS encoding aminopeptidase, with the protein MSSYDPPLLLGQPEEALAQSSLEGLPFDALVLVAPSPMSSRATLTGPVSAALACALKADAALDRGPRPPAVIAAPALPGGRLVVVPMGALGEDTDDVRSVAEAVAAGTSRAVDAGATRPLVWVQAPSGPRFARAREVAALAALGSQWAPVEAREASKAPRTAEAVGVVGLDEARARSLSAIDHGRALCRDIAGTEPERMAPRRIAELCEIAFRGTGVRVEVEHDVSGYPLLAAVARASMGVERHRPCVVRLSYTPEAPASRTLVLVGKGVTYDTGGADLKTDGHMAGMSRDKGGAGAVAGLVLAASLLKVPVRVVGLLGLVRNSVGDESFVSDEIIRARSGVRVRIGNTDAEGRLVLADLLAEAKTIAERASSPTLFSVATLTGHVYRAFGPYVGAIGNGPAQRAGTLDLLDRLGEAWGEPVEKSRPRREDYSFVAPRSSAEDVVSSNRLASVNTPRGHQFPFAFLDIASGLRGDRIPFVHLDIGGVVVDPPDWQFGRPTGSPVAMLTALLGQPAE; encoded by the coding sequence ATGTCCTCCTACGATCCACCGTTGCTCCTCGGTCAACCCGAGGAGGCGCTCGCCCAAAGCTCCCTCGAAGGTTTGCCCTTTGATGCCCTGGTCCTCGTCGCGCCCTCGCCGATGAGCTCGCGCGCGACGCTCACGGGCCCCGTGTCCGCGGCGCTCGCGTGCGCGCTCAAGGCCGACGCGGCGCTCGATCGAGGCCCGCGGCCTCCCGCGGTGATCGCGGCGCCGGCGCTGCCGGGGGGGCGGCTCGTGGTGGTGCCGATGGGCGCGCTTGGCGAGGACACGGACGACGTGCGCAGCGTGGCGGAGGCCGTGGCCGCAGGGACGAGCCGCGCGGTGGATGCGGGCGCGACGCGGCCACTCGTGTGGGTGCAAGCGCCTTCGGGGCCACGGTTTGCCCGCGCGCGGGAGGTCGCGGCGCTCGCGGCGCTCGGCAGCCAGTGGGCGCCGGTGGAGGCGCGGGAGGCGAGCAAGGCGCCGCGCACGGCCGAGGCCGTGGGCGTGGTGGGCCTCGACGAGGCGCGGGCACGGTCGCTTTCGGCGATCGATCACGGACGCGCGCTCTGCCGTGACATCGCGGGCACGGAGCCGGAGCGCATGGCGCCGCGCCGGATCGCCGAGCTTTGCGAGATCGCGTTTCGCGGCACGGGCGTGCGTGTCGAGGTGGAGCACGACGTGTCGGGGTATCCGCTGCTCGCAGCGGTGGCGCGGGCGTCGATGGGAGTCGAGCGTCATCGGCCGTGCGTGGTGCGGCTCTCGTACACGCCCGAGGCGCCGGCGTCGCGGACGCTCGTGCTCGTGGGCAAGGGCGTGACGTACGACACGGGGGGCGCGGATTTGAAGACGGACGGGCACATGGCCGGGATGTCGCGCGACAAGGGCGGCGCGGGCGCGGTCGCGGGGCTCGTGCTGGCGGCTTCGCTGCTCAAGGTGCCGGTGCGCGTGGTGGGGTTGCTCGGGCTCGTGCGGAACAGCGTGGGCGACGAGTCGTTCGTGAGCGACGAGATCATCCGCGCGCGTTCGGGCGTGCGGGTGCGCATCGGGAACACGGACGCGGAGGGGCGGCTCGTGCTGGCCGATCTCTTGGCCGAGGCAAAGACGATCGCGGAGCGCGCGTCCTCGCCGACGTTGTTCTCGGTCGCGACGCTCACGGGCCACGTGTACCGCGCGTTCGGGCCGTACGTCGGCGCGATCGGCAATGGCCCGGCGCAACGTGCGGGGACGCTCGATCTCCTGGATCGGCTGGGCGAGGCGTGGGGCGAGCCGGTGGAGAAGTCGAGGCCGCGGCGGGAGGATTATTCGTTCGTGGCACCGCGATCGAGCGCGGAGGACGTCGTCAGCTCGAACCGATTGGCGTCGGTGAACACGCCGCGCGGGCATCAATTCCCGTTTGCGTTCCTCGATATCGCGTCGGGCCTGCGGGGCGATCGGATCCCGTTCGTGCACCTCGATATCGGGGGCGTGGTGGTGGATCCGCCGGATTGGCAATTTGGGCGGCCGACCGGGAGCCCCGTGGCGATGCTCACGGCGCTTTTGGGGCAGCCGGCGGAGTAG
- a CDS encoding LysR family transcriptional regulator: MATIDLNLVRAFIAVHDTGSFSNAAARLGVPRSTVSRAVAALEESLGILLFHRTTRKVSPTTASAALYDRVAPSLAALELSLSDLPEREKAPSGLLRVTTTVDLGAAVLAEAVTRFTTRYPSTQVEVHLTNKLVDLAAEGFDLALRVFVGPLRDSPLIARKVGTINLRLYASPAYVARRGAPRTPEELASFDWVGFVGTSPVYLTQPGSRTAVDVRTRVASDDMSFLREVLKQGAGIGTLPSFAADADVAAGTLVRVLPQWVVTTGTVYLMHPGRKHVPRKVTAFRDLLAEMLRQRPLSAAPDEP; this comes from the coding sequence ATGGCAACAATCGATCTGAACCTCGTCCGCGCCTTCATCGCCGTGCACGACACGGGCAGCTTTTCGAACGCCGCCGCGCGGCTCGGGGTGCCTCGCTCGACCGTGAGCCGCGCTGTCGCGGCGCTGGAAGAATCGCTCGGGATCCTCCTGTTTCACCGGACGACGCGAAAAGTGTCGCCGACCACGGCGAGCGCGGCCCTTTATGATCGCGTGGCGCCTTCGCTCGCGGCGCTCGAGCTCTCCCTCTCGGATCTGCCGGAGCGCGAAAAGGCCCCGTCGGGTCTGCTCCGCGTGACCACGACCGTGGATCTCGGCGCCGCCGTCCTCGCGGAGGCCGTCACGCGGTTCACGACGCGGTATCCGAGCACCCAGGTGGAGGTGCACCTGACCAACAAGCTGGTGGATCTCGCGGCGGAAGGGTTCGACCTCGCGCTTCGGGTGTTCGTCGGGCCTTTGCGGGATTCGCCGCTCATCGCGAGGAAAGTCGGCACCATCAACCTCCGGCTTTACGCGTCCCCCGCGTACGTCGCCCGACGAGGCGCGCCTCGCACGCCGGAGGAGCTCGCGTCGTTTGATTGGGTCGGGTTCGTCGGGACATCCCCCGTGTACCTCACGCAGCCGGGATCCCGGACCGCCGTGGATGTGCGCACGCGCGTGGCGAGCGACGACATGTCCTTTCTGCGCGAGGTGTTGAAGCAGGGCGCGGGGATCGGGACGCTCCCGTCGTTCGCCGCGGACGCCGACGTCGCCGCAGGCACCCTGGTCCGCGTCCTGCCGCAGTGGGTCGTCACCACGGGGACGGTCTATCTGATGCATCCGGGCCGGAAGCACGTGCCACGCAAGGTGACCGCGTTTCGCGACCTGCTCGCCGAGATGTTACGGCAGCGCCCGCTCTCCGCGGCGCCCGACGAGCCGTGA
- a CDS encoding SDR family oxidoreductase gives MSNQAFLVTGASGHLGRRVLELLLAQGVGPIVATTRTPDALKEFAAKGIEIRRADFEDEKGLADAFQGVGRALLISTDALDRPGRRLAQHAAALRAFEASGVTHVVYTSLTNPRAGSPILIAGDHRETEAALAASRLDFTILRNNLYTDLLLQSLPQAIAAGQLVDARGEGAIGLVTREDCARAAAAALAGAAAGRRTLDVTGPAVVTSAEIAAIASELSGRTVQHVSVTPDALEAGLVQHGLPSGVAKVLVSFDVAAQKGELAVATSVVKDLTGHAPQSVAAFLEAHRAALVPARS, from the coding sequence ATGTCGAATCAAGCGTTTCTCGTGACGGGTGCCTCGGGCCACCTCGGCCGGCGCGTGCTCGAGCTTCTGCTCGCTCAGGGCGTGGGACCGATCGTCGCGACCACACGAACGCCCGACGCGCTGAAGGAGTTCGCCGCGAAGGGGATCGAAATCCGACGCGCCGATTTCGAGGACGAAAAGGGCCTCGCCGATGCTTTTCAGGGCGTGGGCCGCGCGCTGCTCATCAGCACCGACGCCCTCGATCGTCCCGGTCGCCGCCTCGCCCAGCACGCCGCCGCGCTGCGCGCGTTCGAGGCGTCTGGCGTGACACACGTCGTCTATACATCGCTCACGAACCCACGCGCTGGCTCGCCCATCCTCATTGCAGGGGACCATCGCGAGACCGAGGCTGCGCTCGCGGCCTCGCGCCTCGATTTCACGATCCTGCGCAACAACCTCTACACCGACCTGCTCCTTCAATCGCTTCCGCAGGCGATTGCTGCGGGACAGCTCGTCGATGCGCGCGGCGAAGGCGCGATCGGGCTGGTCACGCGCGAAGACTGCGCGCGCGCGGCGGCCGCTGCCCTGGCCGGGGCCGCCGCGGGGCGGCGTACGCTCGATGTGACGGGGCCTGCGGTGGTGACGAGCGCAGAGATCGCAGCGATCGCGAGCGAGCTCTCGGGCCGCACGGTGCAGCACGTGTCCGTGACGCCGGACGCGCTCGAAGCTGGGCTCGTGCAGCACGGCCTCCCGTCGGGCGTGGCCAAGGTGCTCGTCTCGTTCGACGTCGCCGCGCAGAAAGGCGAGCTCGCGGTGGCAACGAGCGTGGTGAAGGATTTGACCGGCCACGCGCCGCAATCCGTCGCCGCGTTCCTCGAAGCGCACCGCGCGGCTCTCGTGCCTGCACGGAGCTGA
- a CDS encoding WD40/YVTN/BNR-like repeat-containing protein, giving the protein MLSVARFVTLVKVAAWSVFLLVFPPIAFAHGMYAATVLLSVLGLLLDLTAFGSLLPESTSPKVRRGAVASLALLHVSLLALSVVHLVSPRYGAWQRIAGTDEWNNLALVRAEQGPLLAVGGRDVFSLGKDGAFVPVPGIDIPVHVIGAGAHRAWFVDVEGQFAWGYDGASLEKIPLGWGEGTRGPDGAALDDALFVAHPRALVRVERSGHQSKVIDGVSITGVATDGDRVVAVGAHVFVSEDGGKRFQDRGPLDLPAPSVFAGGGSYYVVQGGFMSSRLFVSEAGRRLEERQVPMRDIRVLAVDPRDGRRVWLGTWGEGIWRSEDAGRTFENLALEGLEVQSLVVDFAKKEAGAEAWVAATNLAIPSGVFHYGTR; this is encoded by the coding sequence GTGCTCTCGGTCGCGCGTTTCGTTACGCTGGTGAAGGTCGCCGCGTGGTCGGTGTTCCTCCTCGTCTTCCCGCCCATCGCCTTCGCGCATGGGATGTACGCGGCGACCGTCCTCTTGTCGGTGCTGGGCCTCCTCCTCGATCTGACGGCGTTCGGAAGCCTCCTGCCCGAATCGACGTCGCCGAAGGTGCGGCGCGGCGCCGTCGCGAGCCTCGCGCTCCTCCACGTGTCCCTTCTCGCCCTGTCCGTCGTTCACCTCGTGTCGCCGCGCTACGGCGCGTGGCAACGAATCGCCGGCACCGACGAATGGAACAATCTTGCGCTGGTTCGCGCCGAGCAGGGGCCGCTGCTCGCCGTGGGGGGCAGAGACGTGTTTTCGCTCGGAAAGGACGGCGCGTTCGTCCCGGTCCCCGGCATCGATATCCCGGTGCACGTGATCGGCGCGGGCGCGCATCGGGCGTGGTTTGTCGACGTCGAGGGCCAATTTGCGTGGGGCTACGACGGGGCCTCCCTCGAAAAAATCCCGCTCGGGTGGGGGGAGGGCACGCGGGGGCCCGACGGCGCCGCGCTCGATGATGCGTTGTTCGTCGCTCATCCCCGCGCGCTCGTACGCGTGGAGCGCAGCGGACACCAGAGCAAGGTGATCGACGGCGTCTCCATCACCGGCGTCGCCACGGATGGAGACCGCGTCGTGGCCGTGGGCGCGCATGTCTTCGTGAGTGAGGACGGGGGAAAACGTTTTCAGGATCGCGGGCCCCTCGATCTGCCGGCCCCCTCGGTCTTCGCGGGCGGAGGCTCTTATTACGTGGTGCAAGGCGGGTTCATGTCGTCGCGGCTCTTCGTGAGCGAAGCGGGCAGACGCCTGGAAGAGCGCCAGGTGCCAATGCGCGACATTCGTGTCCTCGCGGTGGATCCACGCGACGGCCGGCGGGTATGGCTCGGGACCTGGGGCGAAGGAATATGGCGCTCCGAGGACGCGGGGCGCACCTTCGAGAACCTCGCGCTCGAAGGGCTCGAGGTGCAGTCTCTGGTGGTCGATTTTGCGAAGAAGGAGGCCGGCGCCGAGGCGTGGGTCGCGGCGACGAACCTCGCGATCCCGAGCGGCGTGTTCCATTACGGGACACGCTGA
- a CDS encoding GNAT family N-acetyltransferase, whose amino-acid sequence MTSFVLRPARVEDIPLLGAIERAADERYRATRYASFLDGETIPLDAAQRAVAAGRITVAEVDGEVVGWLFVTRLGAELCLGQVSVLPSHGRLGMGTALLRDLIERARAAGERTLVLNTQSDVAWNMPWYTRHGFVVVPPEEWSPEMRAATEAQHEMGIDWELRVHMRLTLA is encoded by the coding sequence GTGACCTCGTTCGTCCTGCGTCCGGCGCGCGTCGAAGACATTCCGTTGCTCGGGGCCATCGAGCGCGCCGCGGACGAGCGTTATCGGGCGACTCGCTATGCGTCGTTCCTGGACGGGGAGACCATCCCGCTCGACGCTGCGCAGCGGGCCGTCGCGGCCGGGCGCATCACGGTCGCCGAGGTGGACGGCGAGGTCGTCGGCTGGCTCTTCGTCACGCGTTTGGGCGCGGAGCTCTGCCTCGGGCAGGTGAGCGTGCTCCCCTCGCACGGACGACTCGGGATGGGCACGGCGCTCTTGCGGGATCTCATCGAACGGGCGCGCGCGGCGGGTGAGCGGACCCTCGTGCTGAACACGCAATCGGATGTCGCGTGGAACATGCCCTGGTACACGCGCCACGGGTTCGTCGTCGTCCCGCCGGAAGAATGGTCCCCGGAGATGCGCGCCGCGACCGAGGCGCAACACGAAATGGGCATCGACTGGGAACTCCGGGTTCACATGCGCCTCACGCTCGCGTGA
- a CDS encoding cytochrome P450: MHTLPAGPRFPALQALKLARDTKRFFLDAVGRYGDPFTLPLPPGDVVVTGDPEGIREIFTADPSLFTPYAVLPLEPVVGRHSVLLLDGAPHRRERKLLTPPFHGDRMRAYGDLMAAITLRKAAELSADAKFKAQDLTQEISLEVIIETVFGVRDPARVALFREVIVGYIEAYTPPLMMIEPLRRSFGGLGPWARFQRFTERFHALLAEEIEARRKSGEVRDDILSLLLSVRDEEGRPMSNEEIDDELRTMLIAGHETTAIGMAWALDGIHRNSRIRDRLLSEIRELGPAPSPEALVKLPYLSAVCDEALRLHPVVGMVSRKLLAPFTFRGVELPPGASVMAAIVLAHHNPAVYPDADVFRPERFLERKFTPFEYLPFGGGARRCLGAAFALYEMKIVLGTLLSAHRFQVLSAEPPRVVRRNVTLGPSEGAPLRYLGPVQRAVA; this comes from the coding sequence ATGCACACCCTGCCTGCCGGTCCCCGCTTCCCTGCGCTCCAGGCGCTCAAGCTCGCTCGGGACACGAAGCGTTTTTTCCTCGATGCCGTCGGTCGATACGGTGACCCGTTCACGCTCCCGCTTCCTCCGGGGGACGTCGTCGTCACGGGGGATCCCGAGGGGATCCGGGAGATCTTCACTGCGGATCCCTCCCTGTTCACCCCATACGCGGTCCTTCCGCTCGAACCGGTGGTTGGCCGGCATTCCGTGCTCCTGCTCGACGGCGCGCCCCACCGCCGCGAGCGCAAGCTGCTCACCCCGCCTTTCCATGGCGATCGCATGCGCGCCTATGGCGATCTCATGGCGGCCATCACGCTTCGCAAGGCGGCCGAGCTCTCGGCGGACGCGAAGTTCAAGGCGCAAGATCTCACCCAGGAGATTTCGCTCGAAGTCATCATCGAGACCGTCTTCGGGGTGCGGGACCCTGCGCGCGTGGCGCTCTTCCGTGAGGTGATTGTCGGCTATATCGAGGCGTACACGCCGCCGCTCATGATGATCGAGCCCCTGCGCCGCTCCTTTGGCGGCCTCGGGCCCTGGGCGCGTTTCCAGCGTTTTACCGAGCGTTTCCACGCCCTCCTCGCCGAGGAGATCGAGGCCCGGCGCAAGAGTGGCGAGGTCCGCGACGACATCTTGAGCCTCCTGCTCTCCGTGCGCGACGAGGAGGGAAGGCCCATGTCGAACGAGGAGATCGACGACGAATTGCGCACCATGTTGATCGCCGGCCACGAGACCACGGCCATTGGCATGGCCTGGGCGCTCGATGGGATCCACAGGAACTCGCGCATCCGGGACCGGCTCCTCTCCGAAATCCGCGAGCTCGGCCCGGCCCCGTCGCCCGAGGCGCTCGTGAAATTGCCTTATCTCTCGGCCGTCTGCGACGAGGCGCTCCGGCTGCATCCCGTGGTCGGCATGGTCTCGCGCAAGCTCCTCGCGCCGTTCACGTTCCGCGGCGTCGAGCTCCCGCCCGGGGCCTCCGTGATGGCGGCGATCGTGCTCGCGCATCACAACCCCGCCGTGTACCCGGACGCCGACGTGTTTCGGCCCGAGCGATTCCTGGAGCGCAAATTCACGCCGTTCGAGTATCTCCCGTTCGGCGGCGGCGCGCGGCGTTGCCTCGGGGCGGCATTCGCGCTCTACGAAATGAAGATCGTGCTCGGGACGCTGCTCTCGGCGCACCGCTTCCAGGTGCTCTCCGCCGAGCCGCCGCGCGTCGTGCGCCGCAACGTGACCCTGGGTCCGTCCGAGGGCGCGCCGCTCCGGTACCTCGGGCCTGTGCAGCGGGCCGTCGCGTGA